The proteins below are encoded in one region of Flavobacterium sp. IMCC34852:
- a CDS encoding heavy-metal-associated domain-containing protein, whose translation MKNIVIGLLVMLVSFTTQAQEKKNKNAKYTIEVNGNCEMCKKRIEKAAYAVTGVKSADWHIDDHVLHLIINEEKCTITDVKKAIAKVGHDTDDIKATKEDYEKLHGCCMYERK comes from the coding sequence ATGAAAAATATAGTAATCGGATTGCTTGTAATGTTGGTTTCATTTACCACACAAGCACAAGAAAAGAAAAATAAGAATGCTAAGTATACTATTGAAGTCAACGGCAATTGTGAAATGTGTAAAAAGCGAATTGAAAAAGCCGCTTATGCAGTAACCGGAGTCAAAAGTGCCGATTGGCATATCGATGACCACGTTTTACATTTGATCATCAATGAAGAAAAGTGTACCATAACCGATGTTAAAAAAGCAATTGCAAAAGTTGGTCACGATACAGATGATATTAAAGCGACTAAAGAAGACTACGAAAAACTTCATGGTTGTTGTATGTACGAAAGAAAATAA
- a CDS encoding TonB-dependent receptor plug domain-containing protein, which yields MKKTLLFLTLLFSILGFSQETLKQDTLKTVTVEGNQKGIKKSIKGTANTTLVTSKELLKAACCNLAESFETNPSIDVNFSDALTGTKQIKMLGLTSPYILIAEENIPSVRGASQAYGLSFTPGTWVESIQITKGAGSVVNGYESISGQINAELIKPIGDIPFFLNAYGDTGSRFELNTHFNKKVSDKWSTSLFVHGNARVSKNDMNDDGFMDNPLGKQLNIANRWQYANPESGWVSFLNLRYMNDEKQTGQLDFNPDRDRLTTNYWGSEINTERLDFSSKVGYVFKDMPYQSIGFQNAFSNHNQQSYFGLNQYDIKQQSYYSNLIFNSIISNTMNKFAAGLNFTYDKYSEFVNLADVSRIDNSVGAFFEYTYDDNDKFSYILGGRLDYHNRLGAFFTPRLHVKYNPWEKSVFRFSAGRGKRAANIFAENQNLMASSRVFSVLDTNGKIYGLDAEIAWNYGLSFTQNFMLFGMKADTTVDFYRTDFQNQAVVDVMNSPQQVLFYNLDGKSYANSLQLDFNLEIIKHLNLRTAYKYYDISTDYISGSYQRPLQAKHRFFGNVEYATHIVDKGKQWKFDYTWNWLGQQQLPNTSTNPHHDRLPEFSPSFSTMNAQITRTFSSTFEVYVGGENIGNYTQHKAVLGADNPFGPNFDTSIVYAPVFGAMYYAGLRFKIK from the coding sequence ATGAAAAAAACACTGTTGTTCCTAACGTTGTTGTTTTCTATTCTCGGATTTTCACAAGAGACTTTGAAACAAGATACCTTGAAAACCGTAACGGTAGAAGGCAATCAAAAAGGAATAAAAAAATCAATAAAAGGCACCGCCAATACCACTTTAGTTACCAGCAAAGAATTGCTCAAAGCTGCTTGTTGTAACTTGGCCGAAAGCTTCGAAACGAATCCGTCTATCGATGTGAATTTTTCGGATGCTTTGACGGGAACCAAACAAATTAAAATGCTTGGACTCACCAGTCCCTATATACTTATAGCGGAGGAAAATATTCCTTCAGTACGAGGTGCTTCGCAAGCTTATGGCTTGTCTTTTACACCCGGAACTTGGGTAGAAAGCATTCAAATTACCAAAGGTGCCGGAAGTGTCGTTAATGGTTATGAAAGTATTTCAGGCCAAATTAACGCCGAATTAATCAAACCCATAGGTGATATTCCGTTCTTTTTGAACGCTTACGGCGATACCGGAAGTCGTTTCGAATTGAATACGCATTTCAATAAAAAAGTGTCTGATAAATGGTCGACCAGTTTGTTTGTTCACGGCAATGCGCGTGTTTCTAAAAACGACATGAATGACGACGGTTTTATGGATAATCCTTTGGGCAAACAATTAAATATAGCCAACCGTTGGCAATATGCTAATCCGGAATCGGGTTGGGTTTCGTTTTTAAATCTTCGCTATATGAATGACGAAAAACAAACCGGTCAATTGGATTTTAATCCTGATAGAGATAGATTGACGACGAATTATTGGGGCTCGGAAATCAATACGGAACGATTGGATTTTAGTTCTAAGGTAGGCTATGTTTTCAAAGACATGCCTTACCAAAGTATCGGTTTCCAAAATGCATTCAGCAACCATAACCAACAATCTTATTTTGGTTTAAACCAATACGACATCAAGCAGCAAAGTTATTATTCGAACTTAATTTTCAACTCCATTATCAGCAACACCATGAACAAGTTTGCGGCCGGATTGAATTTTACTTATGACAAATATTCAGAGTTTGTGAATTTGGCTGATGTAAGTCGAATTGATAATTCAGTGGGTGCTTTTTTCGAGTACACTTATGACGACAACGATAAGTTCAGTTATATTTTGGGTGGGCGACTAGATTACCACAATAGGTTAGGAGCATTTTTTACACCGAGATTGCACGTTAAATACAATCCTTGGGAAAAGTCAGTGTTTCGTTTTTCTGCCGGAAGAGGCAAGCGTGCGGCGAATATTTTTGCTGAAAATCAAAACCTTATGGCCAGTTCCAGAGTCTTTTCTGTTTTGGATACTAATGGAAAAATATATGGTTTAGACGCCGAAATTGCTTGGAACTACGGACTGAGTTTTACCCAAAATTTTATGCTTTTCGGAATGAAAGCCGATACCACTGTCGACTTCTACAGAACCGATTTTCAAAACCAAGCTGTAGTTGATGTGATGAATTCTCCGCAGCAAGTATTGTTTTACAATTTAGACGGAAAATCATACGCCAACAGTTTGCAGTTGGACTTCAATTTGGAAATCATCAAGCATTTGAATTTGAGAACGGCTTATAAATATTATGACATTTCCACCGATTATATTTCGGGCAGTTACCAAAGACCGCTTCAAGCCAAGCATCGTTTTTTTGGAAATGTAGAATATGCCACGCACATAGTGGACAAAGGCAAGCAATGGAAATTTGACTATACTTGGAATTGGTTAGGTCAACAACAATTGCCCAATACCTCCACCAATCCGCACCACGACCGATTGCCGGAGTTTTCACCCTCTTTTTCTACGATGAATGCGCAAATTACCAGAACATTTTCGAGTACTTTTGAAGTATATGTTGGTGGAGAAAACATTGGGAATTATACACAACACAAAGCGGTTTTAGGTGCAGATAATCCTTTCGGTCCTAATTTTGATACGTCAATTGTCTATGCGCCGGTATTTGGAGCGATGTATTATGCGGGTCTGCGATTTAAAATAAAATAG
- a CDS encoding HYC_CC_PP family protein — protein sequence MNFKKHISILIAMLILVSNSGLAFSVHYCEGKIASISSVFSEEEVCEMPVVIEKTCCAKPEKTHKDCCSDKKVDLKSKTEKIIIKTISLDFEPAFFSEYKNHIFAVTDTPKYVDDKVAFYCDSNAPPLYKLYCQYTFYA from the coding sequence ATGAACTTCAAAAAGCACATTAGTATTTTAATCGCTATGCTGATATTGGTTTCCAATTCGGGCTTGGCGTTTAGTGTGCATTATTGTGAGGGTAAAATTGCTTCTATCTCTTCTGTTTTTTCGGAAGAAGAAGTTTGTGAAATGCCTGTGGTCATTGAGAAGACTTGCTGTGCCAAACCCGAAAAAACTCATAAAGATTGTTGTTCCGACAAGAAAGTTGATTTAAAAAGCAAAACCGAGAAAATCATCATCAAAACGATTTCACTCGACTTTGAACCGGCTTTTTTCTCCGAGTATAAAAATCACATTTTTGCGGTAACTGATACTCCGAAATATGTGGATGATAAAGTGGCTTTCTATTGCGACTCCAATGCGCCGCCGCTTTATAAACTCTATTGCCAATACACTTTTTACGCCTGA